A genomic stretch from Rhineura floridana isolate rRhiFlo1 chromosome 18, rRhiFlo1.hap2, whole genome shotgun sequence includes:
- the HES3 gene encoding transcription factor HES-3, producing MEKKRRARINLSLEQLKTLLEKNYSHQIRKRKLEKADILELSVKYMKSLQHSDQGAPLTKSADYQAGFRSCLQGVRQFLLRSEAASEASSFQLLHQLARALPAAVGDFSTTDSGPPAALPERRLAELASSRVPALLAPRKARPLQGRDSEAAIPSGGGRTQARDDREPSGTALPARSQELWRPW from the exons ATGGAGAAGAAGCGACGGGCGCGCATCAACCTCTCCCTGGAGCAGCTCAAAACACTCCTGGAAAAGAACTACTCCCATCAG ATCCGAAAGCGCAAACTGGAGAAAGCGGATATCCTGGAGCTGAGTGTAAAGTACATGAAGAGTCTGCAGCACTCTGACCAAG GGGCCCCGCTGACCAAAAGCGCCGACTACCAGGCAGGCTTTCGGAGTTGCCTGCAAGGAGTACGCCAGTTCCTGCTGCGCTCCGAAGCGGCCAGCGAAGCCTCCTCCTTCCAGCTCCTGCACCAGCTAGCCCGGGCTCTGCCAGCGGCGGTCGGCGACTTCAGCACCACGGACAGCGGCCCCCCGGCGGCGCTCCCGGAACGTCGGCTCGCCGAGCTGGCCAGCTCCCGGGTCCCGGCGTTGCTGGCGCCCAGGAAAGCAAGGCCGCTCCAGGGGCGAGACAGCGAGGCCGCCATCCCCTCGGGGGGAGGCCGGACTCAGGCGAGAGACGACCGGGAGCCGAGCGGGACGGCCCTCCCTGCGCGGAGCCAAGAGCTGTGGCGACCATGGTGA